Part of the Brevibacillus brevis genome is shown below.
TTCCGATTTGCCCTCTGTCATCTCCTGCACGAAGCGGTTGATATCGGTCAAGCGATCCGGATGAACCGTGTATACACTTTCCGGAAGCCCTTCGATCAACGGGCGGTTCAGCAGGTTGTTGACATGGACATTCTCGTTCGGGAGCGACAAGCGCGGACGGAGCATGTCCATCCGCATGAACCTTGCGAGGCCTTGTCCCAGCTTGCTGTCCTCTTCCATCTGATTCATCAGGGCTTGCAGTTTTTCATTCAGCCCTTGATTGTCCGATGCTGCCACCAGAACCGGGGCCAATTCGTCCAACGCCTCATGCGGCGTCACCAGCCACTTTTCGGCGAAGTACGTTTGCACCGCCCATTGCAGCACTTTGGGTGGCAGCGTTGGCTGGCTGGTAATGAACAGCGTTCCCTTCGAGAGCTTGGAGCCGGTGGAGGACAAGACCCGGATTCGCTCCTCGCTTTGGAGCGAAGGAAGCTGCAGCAGATCCGCAACTTCATCCAGCTGAGCCGCATACCCTTCGATGGCGACCATGCCATCTGACATCAAGACTTCTGCCTGCACTTCGTACAGCTCCAGCAAAGCGCCTTTCAGCCCCGGAAACAGATGCTCTTCCTTGCGCGTCGCGTACACCCAAATCTCCAGTGTTTCGTCCCGTCGCTTTAGTTCAAAGGAACGCGTCGCTTCCATTTTCGCCAGCAGCCCGGCACGGTCGGCCACAGCGTAAGTACGGCGCAAGAGGGATTGGACTTGTTTGTCCTCGCCCTGTCCTTCGTCGCCAAACCCGACGATAAAACGGTACAGGTCCGTCGTATATACCCGCTTGCCGGTATCGCCTGCCGCTTCTTCTACCTCCGGATGCTGCTTCAGCCACTCGAGCATCGGTTGCTTGATGTGAGGCTGAAGGATGATGCTGCCGGAGAACAGCATGTCTCGCAGCCCCAAATTGAGCAGACGTCCTACGATCAACTGGCCGACTTCCACCTGCAGATTGCTGGAACGCAGCAAGTAGTGAGTCTCGTGGCTCAGTGGGTGCTGAACCGTCAACACATCCCGGTCGACCTCGATCACCTCGTACACGTTCAGGTACAACCTCGCAAATGCTCGGCGAAGGTCGGGCTCCATTCGGCGGCCGTGCTGCTTTACGTAATTTTCCAGCAAGGTGCTGCCGTTCGTTTTGACGTCCAGAACGTACCAGTTGAAGAAGTGAGCCGCCCATTCGGGACGCATGATGCTCTCTTCCGACAGGCCGACCTCTTCCGCGAAGCGGCTGCGCGCTTCCGTGATCGCCTCACTGGTCACGTTTCCGCCTACAAAGTGGTTCAGACGTTCCACCCAACCCGCATATTCCTTTTGCAGCTTTTGCTCGTGGCGGCTGCGAAGCTCTGTGATCGGGGTGACGACCCCACAGCATTTTTTGTATTTTTTCCCGCTTCCGCAGGGGCACAATTCATTTCTTCCTACTGACATAGAGGGTTTGGATCTCCTTTCCATCCCACGCGGCATGCGCGGGGAATCCTGCACAATCCCCCTATTTTACCGCATTTTTCGTCATGTGTTCAAGTGTTCTCGTTTTGTTTCATGAACGATACCCACATCGCCGTTGTTTTCCCACTGGGCAACAAACTGTTCCAGACGGTTCATCAGCCTGACGATGCGCTGCTTCTCGCCCATGCATGCAGAAATAGCAGAGAGCTGATTGGTGGTAAAGAGCTGCACCACTTCCCGCTCCATTTCCTGAAGCCGAATCCGATAGCCGGCGATCACTCCGCGCAGCAAGGCAAATCTGTCCTCCAACCGGATCGTAGCCTCAGCCTTACTCATTGCTGTTCACTTGCAGCCAGCACTTGCTTGATGCCGAGTGCAATCTGCTCATGCTTATGTTTCTCATTCATCAGCACTTCTATTGCTTGCATATTGGATTGTTGAAAATGAGCGACTACTTCTTGGGACATTTCTTGCTGGCGCGCCTCCAGACGGCTGAGTGCTTGCAGCAGCAATTGCGAAACCTCTTGCAGTACTTGCTGATTGGAAACGGTATTCATAATTTGTTCCTCCTTAATGATCATTGGTTCTTGGTGTTGGTCCAAAAGCTGCACGGTATCGTCCGATGGGGAAGCCTCTTCTTGCTCTTCGTCGGTGATCGCTATCGTATCGGGAGCGGCGGCAACGGCAACTTCCAATTCCGCCGACTCTTCTTCTTTTGGTTCGTCGTCGCTGCGGACAATGATGTACAACCGCTCTCCGTCG
Proteins encoded:
- a CDS encoding SEC-C domain-containing protein; its protein translation is MSVGRNELCPCGSGKKYKKCCGVVTPITELRSRHEQKLQKEYAGWVERLNHFVGGNVTSEAITEARSRFAEEVGLSEESIMRPEWAAHFFNWYVLDVKTNGSTLLENYVKQHGRRMEPDLRRAFARLYLNVYEVIEVDRDVLTVQHPLSHETHYLLRSSNLQVEVGQLIVGRLLNLGLRDMLFSGSIILQPHIKQPMLEWLKQHPEVEEAAGDTGKRVYTTDLYRFIVGFGDEGQGEDKQVQSLLRRTYAVADRAGLLAKMEATRSFELKRRDETLEIWVYATRKEEHLFPGLKGALLELYEVQAEVLMSDGMVAIEGYAAQLDEVADLLQLPSLQSEERIRVLSSTGSKLSKGTLFITSQPTLPPKVLQWAVQTYFAEKWLVTPHEALDELAPVLVAASDNQGLNEKLQALMNQMEEDSKLGQGLARFMRMDMLRPRLSLPNENVHVNNLLNRPLIEGLPESVYTVHPDRLTDINRFVQEMTEGKSEATVKKYDEVMTNFRSFVRGAFGPSFTWDQLRKEEVVYFLVHDIYSRTDAVSKTLASNLLSVLTAFFKWLDKQGAGSLNAGIQPALAELKETLPEAYRLRGSLEKEASQNLIANASGIARISEETLMLLEQDKNGWVAKRSDGEKVMLRIESEAGQVLASDWLIAGLFGQAEDGSWRLYSTPELYPPVVAQLLGLPTSVLV